In Oncorhynchus clarkii lewisi isolate Uvic-CL-2024 chromosome 16, UVic_Ocla_1.0, whole genome shotgun sequence, one genomic interval encodes:
- the LOC139367337 gene encoding transmembrane protein 26-like yields MCRIINFLLALLSRFLFAVHGVVTVWRVVAVKGEPLYWLLLMGVALLGVEMAVTIKCTRNAEWKWFSPMVFLYLSTVIPSIWFLELSLLQYKLPVNISSGPELEELLAHIPISADILQLDPENWAAGLEQTMLIVLVLGRWLMPKGDMSRDQLSQLLMVYVGLGADILDIFDTFKEPEVKTNRAVIIMGLALFSWALMQFPLVLTQTSPPKAHLQPCLSQPGFPQRGLSQEGSVAVVEGLPGAPPSCYTPCCSSEVWSLLLTVGLQDGPFLIYRLYLMIRENVLNQLMIFFTCKNILVVLLEFYRIFVVQCEQQGEGCLGGLEMCAMPWCQQAQEEEVEGRRQDSGEQNCQREEGREVVEGDEEREGEGKREGSGEGEEDEGGKESGEQSCQTEVEVEGERQRIRSEGLPGVEPTMP; encoded by the exons ATGTGTCGCATCATCAACTTCCTGCTGGCTCTGCTGAGCCGTTTCCTGTTTGCTGTGCATGGGGTGGTGACCGTGTGGCGTGTGGTCGCCGTCAAAGGGGAGCCCCTCTATTGGCTGCTGCTGATGGGCGTGGCTCTGCTGGGGGTGGAGATGGCAGTCACCATCAAGTGTACCCGCAATGCAGAGTGGAAATG GTTCTCCCCCATGGTTTTTCTCTACCTCAGTACCGTCATCCCCTCCATTTGGTTCCTGGAGCTCAGCCTGCTGCAGTACAAGCTCCCTGTCAACATCTCCTCTGGCCCCGAGCTAGAAGAGCTGCTGGCTCACATCCCCATCTCAGCG GACATCTTGCAGCTGGACCCAGAGAACTGGGCGGCAGGGCTGGAGCAGACCATGCTCATCGTACTGGTGCTGGGCCGCTGGCTTATGCCCAAAGGAGACATGTCCCGTGACCAGCTCTCCCAGCTCCTCATGGTCTACGTGGGCCTGGGCGCTGACATCCTGGACATATTTGACACCTTCAAGGAGCCCGAGGTCAAGACCAACCGGGCCGTTATCATTATGGGCCTTGCCCTCTTTTCCTGGGCCCTCATGCAGTTCCCCTTGGTTCTGACCCAGACCAGTCCCCCCAAGGCCCATCTACAGCCCTGTTTGTCCCAGCCCGGCTTCCCCCAGCGGGGCCTATCTCAGGAGGGAAGCGTGGCTGTAGTGGAGGGACTGCCTGGAGCTCCCCCCTCCTGCTATACACCGTGCTGCTCCAGTGAAGTGTGGAGTCTGCTGTTGACTGTGGGGCTCCAGGACGGGCCGTTCCTCATCTACCGCCTCTACCTCATGATCAGGGAGAACGTTCTCAACCAGCTAATGATCTTTTTCACCTGTAAAAACATCCTTGTCGTCCTGCTGGAGTTCTACAGGATCTTTGTGGTGCAGTGTGAGCAGCAGGGGGAGGGCTGCCTAGGGGGGCTGGAGATGTGTGCAATGCCCTGGTGCCAACAAGcccaggaggaggaggtggagggaagaCGACAGGATAGTGGAGAACAGAACtgccagagagaggaggggagggaggtggtggagggggacgaggagagggagggggaggggaagcgGGAGGGTAgcggggaaggggaggaggatgagggaggaaaGGAAAGTGGAGAACAGAGCTGCCAgacagaggtggaggtggagggggagagacaaaGAATCAGATCAGAGGGGTTGCCAGGTGTAGAGCCTACGATGCCATGA